From the genome of Anomaloglossus baeobatrachus isolate aAnoBae1 unplaced genomic scaffold, aAnoBae1.hap1 Scaffold_671, whole genome shotgun sequence:
agtgcatctttgtACTTGATGACTATTTAAGCTGTGAATGTCTTTTGATTTTATAATGAATTTACAACAAAGGCCTCTTGATGAACCACACTCGAAAAATACAAAAGTGCTCAGCGAAGGCGCCCCCGATGTATGCTGATGCCCAATGTAGGACACGTCTGGCCAAAAGTCGCATCCGTTTTGCAGAATGTTGAGAAGCTTTTCATTAGAAAGTAACAAGGGAAAAATTTGGACACAAAGTCTGTAATCGTGGAGAACCCCTCGCTTTGTCATGCTGACTTTATGCACCTCTCCCCCACCACCTCCGATACTTCAAAGGATCATCCCGGTTTTTACAATTAACTTTGCGTTTAGCATTCCACAAAGTATCGAGTTCCCAGGAATGTCCTTACGATATGTGCAAGTGTCTACACAACTGGCGGCAAGACTAGACCCCAACGTCACATCCAAACATACAATAGAAGCTTTCCCCCACTGATGTGGCACCAAAGAAAAGACAAGCGCCTCTTACCAATGGGCTGCAAATATATTAGCAAAAGATGGTGAATGTTTTGCGCCCATTGGGGcatcaattaccatatttttcgttttataagacacaccccaaatttagaggtaaaAAGGGATCCatattatactccggtgttgtcttatcggaggggggcagcagcggtggtggagcgaggtcacaggaggcaggggcgctgcggtggtggctgtgccggctgtatggagcagggcggtgcggtgaGTGTCATAGATGCTCTGTTGACAGTgcgggcttaaaaaaaaaaaaaaaaaaaatggcacccggagttggcgtgtgcgcagattgagctcttggctcaatgacaaactGAGATCTCATTTGtacatgcgccacctctgggcaccattttcctaaAGTCCACCACTGGGAGATCAATGTGCCGGaggcggtgcatgtgcagatgagatcttgagctgatagCTCCATCTctgcatgcgctgactccgggcgccattacttgaagccAGAGTACACGGGACACCCGCTGCGCAGCCCAGCTCCACACAGTCATCTTACCCTGCACAGCTAGCTGCCCACACAGACAGCCGCCCGCATAGCTAGACAGCCAGCCACCCGCAAAGACAGCCAGCCACCCACACAGCCAGACAGATAGCCAGCCACCCACACAGACAGCCGCCCACACAGCTTGATAGAGCCAGCCACCCGCACAGCCAGACAGATTGCCAGCCACCTGCACAGCCAGCTGCCCCCACACAGACACCCGCAGAGACAGACAGCTGCCGCacagccagccgcccgcagagccaGACAGCCACCCACACAGCCAGCCACCCTTACAGACAGCTGCTCGCATAGCCAGACAACCAGCCACCCGCAAAGACAGCCAGAAAGCCACCCACACAGCCAGACACCCTCACAGCCAGACCCCCgcaaagacagccagccagccacccgCACAGCCAGACAGTTAGCCAGCCAACTGCACAGCCAGACAGTTAGccagccacccgcacagacagcTTCCCACATAGTAAGACAGCCACCCGCAAAGACAGACAGCCACCCACACAGACAGCCACCCGCACAGCCAGACAGccagccacccgcacagacagccgCCCACACAGCTTGATAGAGCCAGCCACctccacacagacagacagagagctgCTGCACAGCCAGACACCCGCACAGCCAGACAGCCACCCGCACAGCCAACCACCCTTACAGACAGCCACCCGCACAGCCAGACAGCTGCTCGTATAGCCAGAAAACCAGCCACCCGCAAAGACAGCCAGACAGCCACCCGCACAGCCAGACACCCGCAAAGACAGCCAGATAGacagccacccgcacagacagcTGCCCACATAGTAAGACAACCAGCCACCCACACAGACAGCCACCCGCACAGCCAGACAGccagccacccgcacagacagccgCCCACACAGCTTGATAGAGAGAGCTGCTGCACAGCCAGACACCCGCACAGCCAACCACCCTTACAGACAGCTGCTCGCATAGCCAGACACCCGCACAGCCAGACAGCCACCCGCACAGCCAGACAGCTGCTCGTATAGCCAGAAAACCAGCCACCCGCAAAGACAGCCAGACAGCCACCCGCACAGCCAGACACCCGCAAAGACAGCCAGATAGacagccacccgcacagacagcTGCCCACATAGTAAGACAAccagccacccgcacagacagcTGCCCACATAGTAAGACAACCGGCCACCCGCACAGCCAGATAGccagccacccgcacagacagccgCCCACACAGCTTGACAGAGCCAGCCACCCACACAGAGATGCCCGCAGACAGCTGCTGCACAGCCAGACAGCCAGCCACCCGCACAGCCAGCCGCTCCCCACACAGACAGCTGCTGCACAGCCAGCCACCCGCACAGCCAGTTGCCCGCATAGCCAGACAACCAGCCACCCGCAAAGACAGCCAGCCACCCGCCCGCACAGCCAGACAGCCACCCACACAGACAGACAGCTGCTGCACAGCCAGCCACCCGCACAGCCAGACAGCCAGCCACCCGCACAGCCAGTTGCCCGCATAGCCAGACAACCAGCCACCCGCAAAGACAGCCAGCCACCCGCCCGCACAGCCACCCACACAGCCAGCCActtacacaaacagacagacagacacccgcacagagacagacagatgcccGCATGAACAGACACCCAGCCACACGCACAGATAGCCAGCCAACTGCCCCCACCGCACCCAGTACAGCGCCCATGCTCCACCTCcccgtaagctacattcggattataagacgcacccctcattttcctccctaaTTTTTGGGAggataggtgcgtcttataatctgaaaaatacagtagctCTAAATAAAACGGttttaaaaaaacaagaaaaaaaaatatgtttaacaAATATTCCAAGGATAAAATGATGAATATTTGTAAATCTGCGCCATATGCCCAATatctagacaaaaaagactgcctgcactcagcctcttcgacctgacgtgtgaacaggcgcataactgaacaggacataaaatccaaataaagacagtttgcactctgataatgctaaagtatggaaaccatgaatgtgtgaacatggacctgcattaccgctaaggaaaatctgagaaaaatgagatatttagcatatagaaatggccatttgcatatctgcccagttgccgcttcatggcatatctcgtaactgggtacctactctatgctgaagcctctctctgggttcagaatagcgttaggtacccagttacgagatatgccgtgaaggggcaactgggcagatatgcaaatggccatttctatatgctaaatatctcatttttctcagattttccttagcggtaatgcaggtccatgttcacacattcatggtttccatactttagcattatcagagtgcaaactgtctttttttgtattataTTCCCAATATCTGTCCGGACAATCCCCGACAGCCGGATACCCGGGGAATGCAGGAATCCAGGAGCCGGGACATGGAATAAACACGTTTAATGCAGGGTTGGTGTCACATAAGTAACTTGGGCACAAAGGAAGCAAAGGCTGCAGAAAAAGCAGATGTGGCCATCaggatcctgggaaagctgggtgactgcagtactgacgcCATCTTAGTGGTCGCCCAGCTTTCTCCCTCTGGTAAGGGGATGTTGGGGTTATTGATCAGCGGCGCCCGGCTCTGCCGTCCTCACACTTCAGGCTGGCAGTGATTAGTGCGGCGGCAGCAGCTTTGCGTGCGCCCCTTTGATGGTGGGTGGCACCCGCTGAATGCCCAGTGTACAATGACCCGAGAGCTGCTCCGATAATGGGCGCCATCGCCGCAGAAACAAAGGGTTCACCCGCGGACGAGAGGCTACAAATCAAGAGGAGCTGCTCCGGGGGCCACAGACCCAAACCCCTCACTGCCATATTGCATCTACAGCAGGGGGACCCCAAATCATCACTATCATATCCGGGAGGACCCCACATTACCACTATTATCTCTTGGAGAACCCCAAATTATCACTTATCTCCAGGAATACCCCACCTTACCATTACTTTCTCTTGGAGGACCCTACATTATTACTATTATCTCCAGGAGGACCCCACATTACCACTATTATCTCCGGGAAGACCCCACATTACCACTATTACCTCTTGGAGGACCCCACATGATCACTATTATCTCTTGGAGGACCCCACCTTAGCACTATTATCCCTTAGTAATAATGTGGGGTCCTCCAAGAGATAATAGTAATAATGTGGGGTCCTCCAAGAGGTAATAGTGGTAATGTGGGGTCCTCCTGGAGATGATCATGTGGGGGCCTCCAAGAGATGGGGAGGACCCCACATTACCACTATTATCTCTTGGAGGACCCCACATGATCATCATCACCACTTTGAGGACCCCACATTATTACTATTATCTCTGGGACAGTGGAGGAAGTAGAAtgccagcagcacagagtgttttagGAGGACTGTGCCCCGATCCCTCACATAACCTAGTGAGGATTTGGCTCGAATCAGTCTTCTCAGCATTCCTCCCTAATCCCATGTGTCAGTATTCACTGCAGCACTGAATTTCATTCATGAACCAGGGGACTCAGGATGAGCAGCGCTGTATAAATGTCACTTCCCATCTCACAGGGCTCCTAACCCCCCTCCCCCCACTTACCTTTATCCTTTTACAGCAGCACAGACCCCCATAGAAAATGCAGAATTCAGTAAGCTctagagatccccctagtggtgacaattCTAGAATATATTTTGACCGTGGGGGGATTTGGACCTGTGTATCAGCGATTAAACTCCAAACAAAAATTAGAAAAATATTTAGATACTAAGGAATAACGGCCGTCGCCGCTTCTTGTGTTTTGCTACAAAGTATCAATTCTGTTAGATTGTTGTTTTTCCTTTGTTTACATTTTTCTTTGTGTTTACACAAATCATCCAACAGGAAGGGCGTAAGATccgcccccccccccaaatcaCACGTGCCACCGCCATCTCCACCCATCACTCTTTATAATTAAGTAGTTTCCTAATTTTACAGGCACCGCATGAATCTGCATTTTGTCACTTCCCAGCCCAAAAGGTTAATGAGGTTTTTCACCTACAAAACCAATCAGCTCCAATGAAGAATGCGCTTATTCTGGTGGTTAATTACCTCGAGGAAGATAAAAACCCCTATTAAGACAATGGAGAGCGCGGAGTGTATCGCAGAAATGCACATACAACTCACATGTACTGATCCAgcgttccctcctgtattatactccagagctgcactcactattctgctggtgcagtcactgtgtacatacattactgatccggagttacctcctgtattatactccagagctgcactcactattctgctggtgcagtcactgtgtacatacattactgatccggagttagatcctgtattatactccagagctgcactcactattctgctggtgcagtcactgtgtacatacattactgatcctgagttacctcctgtattatactccagagctgcactcactattctgctggtgcagtcactgtgtacatacattactgatccggagttagatcctgtattatactccagagctgcactcactattctgctggtgcagtcactgtgtacatacattactgatcctgagttacctcctgtattatactccagagctgcactcactattctgctggtgcagtcactgtgtacatacattactgatccggagttagatcctgtattatactccagagctgcactcactattctgctggtgcagtcactgtgtacatacattactgatcctgagttacctcctgtattatactccagagctgcacccagCATTTAAAAAAACCCACACAGCCTAAAATTTATTTTAAAACAATGGCCATCGTCCAGAcggctttttttgtttattttataagATATAGCAGCATGTCTAAGACAttaataaaaagtaataaaaagttACGGATTGGAAAATACAGAAGACAGGAGAGGTTGCACACTGAAAAGTAACCCCGACACCCGGCAGGATCCCCGGAGTCATTGTCGCCCCTCCCCCACTCGATACTTTCCTTTTCATCCagcagcatatttttttttttgtttttcatttcatagcagcaaaagttaaaaaaaaaaaaaaaaaaaaaaaaaaaaaaaaaaacacacaacaaaaacacactGGGGTTTGGTCAGAGCCTTGTGttaaaaaataaaatccaaaaaagtaGCAGTCAGTGGTGACCGGACGCCTCCAAAAGAGTTCATAGAAGCATAAAATCCAGCAGGTCGGTCAAGTGTCCAAATTAatcagtgcccccccccccacctggtGCGGTGTGGCTCTGCAGGGGCAGACTAGCTGGTCAATGGCTGCATGGTCACAGGGGGCAGCAGGAAGGCGGTGTTGTCTTCATTTTCTCTCATATTCTTATACATTTCCTTTAAGTGTTGCGCTTTTttctttaagaaaaaaaacaaaaaaaaaacacacatcatAATCATCTTtaattattttaattaaaaaatattttaattaaaattatatttttattttagttaaaataaaaaatattttaattacaatataataaagatatttttattttaattacatTTGTTAATtagaataaaattaaaataaatattttaataaaaaaataataaataatattctaatatcttattaaaatatttattttaatgaaaAATTAACATAAAAatctaattaaaataaaaatgttatatatatttatataatatattttttttttattaattagaagaaaaaaaaaaaaaaaagactctggAAACATTTTAGAGGACCAGTGAAATACTGGGGAATCGTAAGTGAAGCAACAGCCTAATATATAGGAATGGTCAATAATATTAGGGAATGGCAGAGAAAGGGTGTGTTATTCCCCCCTCCCATCCCCCAATCTTCCGAGTATTATAGAACCTGAAACATCACAATGTAACAAGCCCATTACAAGAACTATCAGTTCCCAGTGGAGTTCCCCTTTAAATAGCCCAAAATCTAAAAGTAAAAGCAATTACAATGTGTGAGGGTCTGCAGACTACACCCCGGGGTGTCATGGAACCCCACCAGCCGTGTGCATGATAACCTGGAGCAGACGAGTCGCCGTTACGTGCTACATAGTCCAGGTCCATACAGATGGCGGCTACTCACCAGCGTATCCAAATGGTCCCTGTGCGTCTGGATGACGTGCATGTCTGCCATGGCCACTCCAGCGAAATAGCCGAGCTTTGGGGGTCTTCCCGAGTTGGATATCGCCATTGCAAATGGCAGCAAGAACTGTATGCAGCTAGTAATGTCGGTCCATTGATAgcctagaattaaaaaaaaaaaaaaaaaaaaaaaaaaaaaatatgggtaaGGGTGTGAAGACTAAAGCAAACACGTATTTTGCACCTGCTCGCGGTCAGTGAATGGGCTTTATATTTATACAGATTCAATATTTGCAGCGGAATCCTCTCCAGTCCCAATAGATACAATGTATCCACCTGGAATCAGTCATTCTGCACCTAAAGATTCTAGAAGGTTTCCATTTGTAGCACTTTTGGAGAGTTGGTAATAGAGCTTGTGCTCCTTCCTTATAAAAAGGACATTGGTGCCCCCCGTCCCCTCCCAAATTCAGGCGGCAGTCGTTTGTACCCCCCTCATTACCTGTAACCTCCTGGATATACTCCGGGTTGGTGCAGTGATACAGCGCGGCGGCGGCCAGGACTCGGTACGAGTAGTCCATACACTCCATGTCCAAGGTGCATAAATCTAAGAGCTGGAACCAGACACGACAGTTACTACATGTCCGGACAGCATAGACCAccctacatcacataggagaccacCTTACCTCCATTATCTGTAGGAAGGACTTCTGGGGATACTGGGGGATCAGAAAGTGCTGCAGTTCTTTACTGTACGCCACTTGTAAGTAAATGTTCAGCCAAGAGACCACAGTGATTGGCGACAGACTCCAATTAAGTGCCTGAGGAGAGGAAAGAGTTAACCGATGATTTAAAGGGCCGGGCATACATTAATAAACTGAAAAGCAGGTACAATCAGGTGACAAGTCACCCTCCCGGCCCCCTCAGACACCAGGCTTACCTTCATGATTATCAGCTCCATACTCAACATCTCGTCTTCTGTGCAGGCGCCATCGGTAAAGTAGGCCAAATCATGGAGCTTAGGGGGGTAAACTTCCTAAAATACAACAATTCAGACTGATTTATTCACCCAGTGGATTTCCACATAAAAGCTTTGGATTTTGGAACGTGGGCACACTACAGGCTAGAGGGCCCGCGCGCAACCCCCACAGGCTAGAGGGCCCGCGCGCAACCCCCACAGGCTAGAGGGCCCGCG
Proteins encoded in this window:
- the LOC142286639 gene encoding G1/S-specific cyclin-E3-like; the protein is MSDCTKENYTKDDAQRSRKRKADVAILLEDPDENLEMQLLEMSRKRQFEQQGGNSYNLWQSRYQFLPTSQKPSYAPPYPQYASLRYRWSSFSPLPRLSWANPDDVWKNMLQKDEMYVRDKNYLQRHPALDETMRPTLLEWLMEISEVHKLHRDTFYIAQDFLDRFMATQENVMKSKLQLIGITCLFIAAKIEEVYPPKLHDLAYFTDGACTEDEMLSMELIIMKALNWSLSPITVVSWLNIYLQVAYSKELQHFLIPQYPQKSFLQIMELLDLCTLDMECMDYSYRVLAAAALYHCTNPEYIQEVTGYQWTDITSCIQFLLPFAMAISNSGRPPKLGYFAGVAMADMHVIQTHRDHLDTLKKAQHLKEMYKNMRENEDNTAFLLPPVTMQPLTS